Proteins from one Elephas maximus indicus isolate mEleMax1 chromosome 12, mEleMax1 primary haplotype, whole genome shotgun sequence genomic window:
- the SEPHS2 gene encoding selenide, water dikinase 2: MAEAAATGASGEAMAVAEGSSGPAGFSLGRGFSSYRPFEPQALGLNPSWRLTGFSGMKGUGCKVPQETLLKLLAGLTRPDMRPPLGRTLVEGHEEAIQEAGLPAGSGPSPTLPSLGIGLDSCVIPLRHGGLSLIQTTDFFYPLVEDPYMMGRIACANVLSDLYAMGITECDNMLMLLSVSQNMSEEEREKVTPLMIKGFRDAAEEGGTAVTGGQTVINPWIIIGGVATVVCQPNEFIMPDSAVVGDVLVLTKPLGTQVAVNAHQWLDNPERWNKIKMVVSREEVELAYQEAMFNMATLNRTAAGLMHTFNAHAATDITGFGILGHSQNLAQQQRNEVSFVIHNLPIIAKMAAISKASGRFGLLQGTSAETSGGLLICLPREQAARFCSEIKSSKYGEGHQAWIVGIVEKGNRTARIIDKPRVIEVLPRGTTATTLVPDNFNASSEPTL, translated from the coding sequence ATGGCAGAAGCCGCGGCCACGGGCGCCAGCGGAGAGGCTATGGCGGTGGCGGAAGGTTCCTCGGGCCCGGCGGGCTTTTCTCTCGGTCGCGGCTTCTCGAGCTACCGGCCCTTCGAACCCCAGGCGTTGGGCCTGAATCCGAGCTGGCGGCTGACGGGCTTCTCGGGCATGAAGGGCTGAGGCTGCAAGGTCCCCCAGGAGACGCTGCTCAAACTCCTGGCGGGACTGACGCGGCCCGACATGCGGCCCCCGCTGGGCCGGACCCTGGTTGAAGGCCATGAGGAGGCGATCCAGGAAGCTGGCCTGCCAGCCGGGTCGGGACCCAGCCCCACCTTACCATCCCTGGGCATTGGGTTGGATTCCTGTGTTATACCCCTGCGGCACGGAGGTCTGTCACTGATCCAGACCACCGACTTCTTTTACCCCCTGGTGGAAGACCCTTACATGATGGGTCGCATAGCTTGTGCCAACGTGCTGAGTGACCTTTACGCCATGGGCATTACTGAATGCGACAACATGCTGATGTTACTCAGTGTCAGCCAGAATATGAGCGAGGAAGAACGAGAAAAGGTAACACCGCTCATGATCAAAGGCTTTCGAGATGCTGCAGAGGAGGGAGGCACTGCAGTGACTGGTGGACAAACGGTGATAAACCCTTGGATTATCATAGGTGGAGTTGCCACCGTGGTATGTCAGCCAAATGAGTTCATCATGCCTGACAGTGCAGTTGTTGGGGACGTGCTTGTGCTGACGAAACCCTTAGGAACCCAAGTTGCTGTCAATGCCCACCAATGGCTAGATAATCCAGAAAGATGGAATAAGATAAAGATGGTGGTCTCCAGAGAAGAGGTAGAGCTGGCCTATCAGGAAGCTATGTTCAATATGGCTACCCTCAACCGAACTGCTGCTGGATTAATGCACACATTTAATGCCCATGCGGCTACAGATATCACGGGCTTTGGCATTCTAGGACACTCTCAGAACCTTGCACAACAGCAAAGAAATGAGGTGTCCTTTGTCATTCATAATCTGCCGATCATTGCCAAGATGGCTGCCATCAGTAAGGCCAGCGGAAGATTTGGGCTCCTTCAGGGAACTTCAGCAGAAACCTCTGGAGGACTACTGATTTGTCTGCCAAGAGAACAGGCGGCTCGCTTTTGTTCCGAAATCAAATCTTCCAAGTACGGAGAAGGTCATCAAGCCTGGATCGTCGGCATTGTAGAAAAGGGAAACCGGACGGCGCGGATCATTGACAAGCCTCGAGTTATTGAGGTCCTACCTCGGGGAACCACTGCGACTACTCTTGTTCCTGACAATTTCAATGCCTCCTCTGAGCCTACCTTATGA